In Daphnia magna isolate NIES linkage group LG7, ASM2063170v1.1, whole genome shotgun sequence, a single genomic region encodes these proteins:
- the LOC116926975 gene encoding sodium- and chloride-dependent GABA transporter ine isoform X1 codes for MSELNLNKKQDGNDKGNAESATPTNYENSLENIAGNQTHGDNSRRKTNTGEHVLDLTGKMDKTKVMCQDPLVVCTSNKLGEEAEVRDTWANKVEFILACIGNVVGLGNMWRFPYLCYKSGGGAFLIPYFIMLVVCGIPLLYMELAVGQYTRQGPIGAMHKMCPLFKGTGLATVIMSFLLSTYYNVIIAWALYYLINSFMDPLPWEGCNNDWNSELCWNGTKFNSSQDQEANNKTSAPQEFYDNHLLQMTKGIDNFGTMRWELLACLAVAWILVYFCLWKGIKSTGKVVYVTATLPYLFIGAFIVRALTLPGSELGLVYFFSPKWETLLEAKVWVNAAAQNFNSIGIAFGSLMAFSSYNRFDNRLMRDTLIISLTDAVTCILAGICVFGTLGNLAFEQGKSVDEVVSSGPGLVFVAYPAALSKMPFPHVWSVIFFSMLLCLGIDSQFATVEVIITSIKDAYGRWIRLHLKRHEVLVLLVCFVSFICGLPNVMQGGIYFFTLIDYYAAAISLMYIAFFEVIAIVWVYGANRLARNVRDMTGELPNYYIRGCWMVAAPCLIMAIWIFSLADYEAPTYNKGQYIFPGWSIGMGWAISCLSLLAIPILAVIAIIKAKGNNITQKLKASIKSPIRECPCCGKMLNKQHEAHHGTAANNPDNEICLEQLTSD; via the exons ATGAGTGAGCTAAATCTGAACAAAAAGCAGGACGGAAACGACAAAGGAAACGCAGAATCGGCAACACCTACAAACTACGAAAATTCGTTAGAAAACATCGCCGGTAATCAAAC ACACGGTGATAACAGCAGGCGTAAAACGAATACCGGTGAACACGTCCTAGATCTCACGGGCAAAATGGACAAAACGAAAGTTATGTGTCAAGATCCACTTGTGGTTTGCACAAGCAACAAGCTTGGAGAAGAAGCTGAGGTCAGGGATACTTGGGCAAATAAAGTGGAATTTATTCTAGCTTGCATCGGCAATGTTGTTGGGCTGGGTAATATGTGGAGGTTTCCATATCTCT GTTATAAGAGTGGAGGAGGTGCTTTTTTGATCCCATACTTCATCATGTTG GTTGTATGTGGGATCCCATTACTGTATATGGAGCTAGCTGTTGGACAGTACACAAGACAAGGACCAATTGGAGCCATGCACAAAATGTGCCCACTTTTCAAAG GGACTGGTTTGGCCACAGTGATTATGTCTTTTCTTCTATCCACCTACTATAATGTCATAATTGCTTGGGCTCTGTATTACTTAATCAATTCTTTTATGGATCCCTTACCTTGGGAGGGTTGCAATAATGATTGGAATTCTGAGCTCTGCTGGAATGGGACCAAATTTAATAGCTCTCAGGATCAAGAAGCGAACAATAAAACAAGTGCCCCTCAAGAATTTTACGA CAACCATTTGTTACAGATGACTAAAGGAATCGACAATTTCGGTACAATGCGCTGGGAACTCCTAGCTTGCCTCGCAGTTGCATGGATTCTAGTCTACTTTTGTTTGTGGAAAGGCATAAAATCCACCGGGAAAGTTGTGTACGTTACAGCTACTTTGCCATACCTGTTTATAGGGGCATTTATTGTCAGAGCTCTCACGTTGCCAGGATCTGAATTAGGTCTCGTTTACTTCTTTTCCCCAAAGTGGGAAACACTTCTAGAAGCCAAA GTTTGGGTTAACGCAGCTG CTCAAAATTTCAATTCTATTGGGATTGCGTTTGGCTCCCTGATGGCGTTCTCCAGCTATAACCGTTTCGACAACCGATTGATGCGTGATACTCTGATTATTTCGCTTACTGACGCCGTTACCTGCATTTTAGCTGGCATATGTGTGTTTGGAACACTAGGAAATTTAGCCTTTGAACAAGGCAAAAGCGTGGACGAAGTTGTTAGTAGTG GACCTGGGCTTGTTTTCGTCGCCTATCCCGCCGCATTGTCCAAAATGCCCTTTCCCCATGTATGGTcggtcattttcttttcaatgttGCTATGCCTTGGAATTGACAGTCAATTTGCCACGGTCGAAGTAATTATAACTTCAATTAAAGATGCCTATGGCCGATGGATTCGCCTTCATTTAAAACGCCACGAAGTTCTAGTGCTACTGGTATGCTTTGTGTCGTTCATATGCGGGCTCCCAAACGTCATGCAA GGTGGAATCTACTTTTTTACACTGATTGATTACTACGCCGCCGCTATTTCTTTGATGTACATTGCGTTCTTCGAAGTAATCGCAATCGTCTGGGTATACGGTGCTAATCGTTTGGCCCGCAACGTACGGGATATGACAGGCGAGCTACCGAACTACTATATAAGAGGGTGCTGGATGGTAGCTGCCCCCTGCCTCATTATGGCCATATGGATTTTTAGCCTTGCTGACTATGAAGCTCCAACATATAACAAAGGGCAATATATATTCCCAGGATGGAGTATAGGAATGGGTTGGGCCATTTCTTGCCTGTCTTTATTAGCCATTCCTATATTAGCAGTAATTGCAATTATTAAAGCAAAAGGCAACAACATAACCCAG AAATTGAAGGCATCCATCAAATCTCCTATTCGTGAATGCCCTTGCTGTGGAAAAATGTTGAACAAGCAACATGAAGCTCATCATGGAACTGCGGCAAACAATCCAGACAATGAGATTTGTTTGGAGCAGCTAACCTCAGATTGA
- the LOC123474615 gene encoding RILP-like protein homolog isoform X4 — MPLPTARCVEDQQDSSSEYDSLPDISVVDVFDLASDVGNELEKIINIHGNELVQGLMQKVIRVLELLDKTSKRQESERQLVEELQSNISLLEREKREKAVDRLRYEREIEQLEENWKKETQELLGKITRVQEENKRLSSSLKESKEKIVSKKPVLKEPDWDIFEKLREANEKQRDLLRCRDKEYQDKVAENESLQNQVERLTEINKELRRKQSHMSQQMRTLVEERADLQALHQEQSRNLTALQKRLGVAQRDNEDLIQCQNDVPDLTNKIVIDINDPNRPRFTIAELKEILCERNELKARNSDLVDELALYRPSKNHSNPERVSPTNGGSIVSSADLLVSETDESSTDLPVQGPLPYEPDDAPWKRPTSRRKESSIRKL; from the exons ATGCCTTTACCTACAGCAAGATGTGTGGAAGATCAACAAGACTCCTCTTCTGAGTATGATTCTCTTCCTGACATTTCTGTTGTGGATGTGTTTGATCTTGCCTCTGATGTTGGTAATGAGttagaaaaaattataaatatcCACGGGAATGAACTAGTCCAAGGTTTGATGCAAAAGGTGATTAGAGTTCTGGAGTTGCTTGATAAAACCTCTAAAAG GCAAGAATCAGAGCGACAACTTGTAGAAGAGTTACAGAGTAATATCAGTCTTCTTGAACgtgagaaaagagaaaaagctGTTGACAGGTTACGTTATGAAAGGGAAATTGAACAGCtggaagaaaactggaaaaaagaaacacaagaACTTCTTGGGAAAATTACCAGAGttcaagaagaaaacaagCGATTATCTTCCTCATTGAAagagagtaaagaaaaaattgtttcaaaaa AACCTGTACTCAAAGAACCTGATTGGGACATATTTGAAAAGCTCAGGGAAGCTAATGAGAAACAGAGAGATCTGTTGCGCTGTAGGGATAAGGAGTACCAAGATAAAGTTGCTGAAAATGAATCt TTACAAAATCAGGTGGAACGCTTGACGGAGATTAATAAAGAATTACGGAGAAAGCAAAGTCACATGTCTCAGCAAATGAGAACATTAGTTGAAGAGAGAGCGGATTTGCAGGCTTTACACCAAGAGCAGTCGAGGAACTTAACTGCACTACAAAAGCGACTGGGCGTTGCACAACGAGACAATGAAGATTTGATTCAGTGCCAG AACGATGTGCCAGATCTCACCAATAAAATTGTCATTGACATCAATGATCCGAACCGTCCTCGGTTCACCATAGCTGAGCTAAAAGAGATTCTTTGTGAACGAAATGAGCTGAAAGCTCGCAATAGTGATTTGGTTGATGAATTAGCGCTATACAGGCCCAGCAAAAATCATTCCAA TCCTGAAAGGGTATCACCCACAAATGGCGGTTCAATTGTTTCTTCCGCTGATCTTCTTGTATCAGAAACTGACGAATCTTCTACTGATCTACCGGTTCAGGGCCCTCTGCCCTACGAACCGGATGATGCGCCATGGAAACGTCCTACTTCCAGACGAAAGGAGTCGAGCATAAGGAAATTGTAA
- the LOC123474615 gene encoding RILP-like protein homolog isoform X3, producing MPLPTARCVEDQQDSSSEYDSLPDISVVDVFDLASDVGNELEKIINIHGNELVQGLMQKVIRVLELLDKTSKRQESERQLVEELQSNISLLEREKREKAVDRLRYEREIEQLEENWKKETQELLGKITRVQEENKRLSSSLKEKPVLKEPDWDIFEKLREANEKQRDLLRCRDKEYQDKVAENESLQNQVERLTEINKELRRKQSHMSQQMRTLVEERADLQALHQEQSRNLTALQKRLGVAQRDNEDLIQCQNDVPDLTNKIVIDINDPNRPRFTIAELKEILCERNELKARNSDLVDELALYRPSKNHSNPERVSPTNGGSIVSSADLLVSETDESSTDLPVQGPLPYEPDDAPWKRPTSRRKESSIRKLFSTLSSFPRLLAPRTVDGAK from the exons ATGCCTTTACCTACAGCAAGATGTGTGGAAGATCAACAAGACTCCTCTTCTGAGTATGATTCTCTTCCTGACATTTCTGTTGTGGATGTGTTTGATCTTGCCTCTGATGTTGGTAATGAGttagaaaaaattataaatatcCACGGGAATGAACTAGTCCAAGGTTTGATGCAAAAGGTGATTAGAGTTCTGGAGTTGCTTGATAAAACCTCTAAAAG GCAAGAATCAGAGCGACAACTTGTAGAAGAGTTACAGAGTAATATCAGTCTTCTTGAACgtgagaaaagagaaaaagctGTTGACAGGTTACGTTATGAAAGGGAAATTGAACAGCtggaagaaaactggaaaaaagaaacacaagaACTTCTTGGGAAAATTACCAGAGttcaagaagaaaacaagCGATTATCTTCCTCATTGAAagaga AACCTGTACTCAAAGAACCTGATTGGGACATATTTGAAAAGCTCAGGGAAGCTAATGAGAAACAGAGAGATCTGTTGCGCTGTAGGGATAAGGAGTACCAAGATAAAGTTGCTGAAAATGAATCt TTACAAAATCAGGTGGAACGCTTGACGGAGATTAATAAAGAATTACGGAGAAAGCAAAGTCACATGTCTCAGCAAATGAGAACATTAGTTGAAGAGAGAGCGGATTTGCAGGCTTTACACCAAGAGCAGTCGAGGAACTTAACTGCACTACAAAAGCGACTGGGCGTTGCACAACGAGACAATGAAGATTTGATTCAGTGCCAG AACGATGTGCCAGATCTCACCAATAAAATTGTCATTGACATCAATGATCCGAACCGTCCTCGGTTCACCATAGCTGAGCTAAAAGAGATTCTTTGTGAACGAAATGAGCTGAAAGCTCGCAATAGTGATTTGGTTGATGAATTAGCGCTATACAGGCCCAGCAAAAATCATTCCAA TCCTGAAAGGGTATCACCCACAAATGGCGGTTCAATTGTTTCTTCCGCTGATCTTCTTGTATCAGAAACTGACGAATCTTCTACTGATCTACCGGTTCAGGGCCCTCTGCCCTACGAACCGGATGATGCGCCATGGAAACGTCCTACTTCCAGACGAAAGGAGTCGAGCATAAGGAAATT gttTTCTACTTTGTCTTCTTTCCCTCGTTTATTAGCTCCGCGCACTGTAGATGGTGCAAAATGA
- the LOC123474615 gene encoding RILP-like protein homolog isoform X2, translating into MPLPTARCVEDQQDSSSEYDSLPDISVVDVFDLASDVGNELEKIINIHGNELVQGLMQKVIRVLELLDKTSKRQESERQLVEELQSNISLLEREKREKAVDRLRYEREIEQLEENWKKETQELLGKITRVQEENKRLSSSLKESKEKIVSKKPVLKEPDWDIFEKLREANEKQRDLLRCRDKEYQDKVAENESLQNQVERLTEINKELRRKQSHMSQQMRTLVEERADLQALHQEQSRNLTALQKRLGVAQRDNEDLIQCQNDVPDLTNKIVIDINDPNRPRFTIAELKEILCERNELKARNSDLVDELALYRPSKNHSNPERVSPTNGGSIVSSADLLVSETDESSTDLPVQGPLPYEPDDAPWKRPTSRRKESSIRKLFKKLVTLPSTGLLNPQ; encoded by the exons ATGCCTTTACCTACAGCAAGATGTGTGGAAGATCAACAAGACTCCTCTTCTGAGTATGATTCTCTTCCTGACATTTCTGTTGTGGATGTGTTTGATCTTGCCTCTGATGTTGGTAATGAGttagaaaaaattataaatatcCACGGGAATGAACTAGTCCAAGGTTTGATGCAAAAGGTGATTAGAGTTCTGGAGTTGCTTGATAAAACCTCTAAAAG GCAAGAATCAGAGCGACAACTTGTAGAAGAGTTACAGAGTAATATCAGTCTTCTTGAACgtgagaaaagagaaaaagctGTTGACAGGTTACGTTATGAAAGGGAAATTGAACAGCtggaagaaaactggaaaaaagaaacacaagaACTTCTTGGGAAAATTACCAGAGttcaagaagaaaacaagCGATTATCTTCCTCATTGAAagagagtaaagaaaaaattgtttcaaaaa AACCTGTACTCAAAGAACCTGATTGGGACATATTTGAAAAGCTCAGGGAAGCTAATGAGAAACAGAGAGATCTGTTGCGCTGTAGGGATAAGGAGTACCAAGATAAAGTTGCTGAAAATGAATCt TTACAAAATCAGGTGGAACGCTTGACGGAGATTAATAAAGAATTACGGAGAAAGCAAAGTCACATGTCTCAGCAAATGAGAACATTAGTTGAAGAGAGAGCGGATTTGCAGGCTTTACACCAAGAGCAGTCGAGGAACTTAACTGCACTACAAAAGCGACTGGGCGTTGCACAACGAGACAATGAAGATTTGATTCAGTGCCAG AACGATGTGCCAGATCTCACCAATAAAATTGTCATTGACATCAATGATCCGAACCGTCCTCGGTTCACCATAGCTGAGCTAAAAGAGATTCTTTGTGAACGAAATGAGCTGAAAGCTCGCAATAGTGATTTGGTTGATGAATTAGCGCTATACAGGCCCAGCAAAAATCATTCCAA TCCTGAAAGGGTATCACCCACAAATGGCGGTTCAATTGTTTCTTCCGCTGATCTTCTTGTATCAGAAACTGACGAATCTTCTACTGATCTACCGGTTCAGGGCCCTCTGCCCTACGAACCGGATGATGCGCCATGGAAACGTCCTACTTCCAGACGAAAGGAGTCGAGCATAAGGAAATT GTTTAAAAAACTTGTTACGTTGCCAAGTACGGGACTTTTGAATCCACAGTGA
- the LOC123474615 gene encoding RILP-like protein homolog isoform X1 produces the protein MPLPTARCVEDQQDSSSEYDSLPDISVVDVFDLASDVGNELEKIINIHGNELVQGLMQKVIRVLELLDKTSKRQESERQLVEELQSNISLLEREKREKAVDRLRYEREIEQLEENWKKETQELLGKITRVQEENKRLSSSLKESKEKIVSKKPVLKEPDWDIFEKLREANEKQRDLLRCRDKEYQDKVAENESLQNQVERLTEINKELRRKQSHMSQQMRTLVEERADLQALHQEQSRNLTALQKRLGVAQRDNEDLIQCQNDVPDLTNKIVIDINDPNRPRFTIAELKEILCERNELKARNSDLVDELALYRPSKNHSNPERVSPTNGGSIVSSADLLVSETDESSTDLPVQGPLPYEPDDAPWKRPTSRRKESSIRKLFSTLSSFPRLLAPRTVDGAK, from the exons ATGCCTTTACCTACAGCAAGATGTGTGGAAGATCAACAAGACTCCTCTTCTGAGTATGATTCTCTTCCTGACATTTCTGTTGTGGATGTGTTTGATCTTGCCTCTGATGTTGGTAATGAGttagaaaaaattataaatatcCACGGGAATGAACTAGTCCAAGGTTTGATGCAAAAGGTGATTAGAGTTCTGGAGTTGCTTGATAAAACCTCTAAAAG GCAAGAATCAGAGCGACAACTTGTAGAAGAGTTACAGAGTAATATCAGTCTTCTTGAACgtgagaaaagagaaaaagctGTTGACAGGTTACGTTATGAAAGGGAAATTGAACAGCtggaagaaaactggaaaaaagaaacacaagaACTTCTTGGGAAAATTACCAGAGttcaagaagaaaacaagCGATTATCTTCCTCATTGAAagagagtaaagaaaaaattgtttcaaaaa AACCTGTACTCAAAGAACCTGATTGGGACATATTTGAAAAGCTCAGGGAAGCTAATGAGAAACAGAGAGATCTGTTGCGCTGTAGGGATAAGGAGTACCAAGATAAAGTTGCTGAAAATGAATCt TTACAAAATCAGGTGGAACGCTTGACGGAGATTAATAAAGAATTACGGAGAAAGCAAAGTCACATGTCTCAGCAAATGAGAACATTAGTTGAAGAGAGAGCGGATTTGCAGGCTTTACACCAAGAGCAGTCGAGGAACTTAACTGCACTACAAAAGCGACTGGGCGTTGCACAACGAGACAATGAAGATTTGATTCAGTGCCAG AACGATGTGCCAGATCTCACCAATAAAATTGTCATTGACATCAATGATCCGAACCGTCCTCGGTTCACCATAGCTGAGCTAAAAGAGATTCTTTGTGAACGAAATGAGCTGAAAGCTCGCAATAGTGATTTGGTTGATGAATTAGCGCTATACAGGCCCAGCAAAAATCATTCCAA TCCTGAAAGGGTATCACCCACAAATGGCGGTTCAATTGTTTCTTCCGCTGATCTTCTTGTATCAGAAACTGACGAATCTTCTACTGATCTACCGGTTCAGGGCCCTCTGCCCTACGAACCGGATGATGCGCCATGGAAACGTCCTACTTCCAGACGAAAGGAGTCGAGCATAAGGAAATT gttTTCTACTTTGTCTTCTTTCCCTCGTTTATTAGCTCCGCGCACTGTAGATGGTGCAAAATGA
- the LOC116926975 gene encoding sodium- and chloride-dependent GABA transporter ine isoform X2, which produces MDKTKVMCQDPLVVCTSNKLGEEAEVRDTWANKVEFILACIGNVVGLGNMWRFPYLCYKSGGGAFLIPYFIMLVVCGIPLLYMELAVGQYTRQGPIGAMHKMCPLFKGTGLATVIMSFLLSTYYNVIIAWALYYLINSFMDPLPWEGCNNDWNSELCWNGTKFNSSQDQEANNKTSAPQEFYDNHLLQMTKGIDNFGTMRWELLACLAVAWILVYFCLWKGIKSTGKVVYVTATLPYLFIGAFIVRALTLPGSELGLVYFFSPKWETLLEAKVWVNAAAQNFNSIGIAFGSLMAFSSYNRFDNRLMRDTLIISLTDAVTCILAGICVFGTLGNLAFEQGKSVDEVVSSGPGLVFVAYPAALSKMPFPHVWSVIFFSMLLCLGIDSQFATVEVIITSIKDAYGRWIRLHLKRHEVLVLLVCFVSFICGLPNVMQGGIYFFTLIDYYAAAISLMYIAFFEVIAIVWVYGANRLARNVRDMTGELPNYYIRGCWMVAAPCLIMAIWIFSLADYEAPTYNKGQYIFPGWSIGMGWAISCLSLLAIPILAVIAIIKAKGNNITQKLKASIKSPIRECPCCGKMLNKQHEAHHGTAANNPDNEICLEQLTSD; this is translated from the exons ATGGACAAAACGAAAGTTATGTGTCAAGATCCACTTGTGGTTTGCACAAGCAACAAGCTTGGAGAAGAAGCTGAGGTCAGGGATACTTGGGCAAATAAAGTGGAATTTATTCTAGCTTGCATCGGCAATGTTGTTGGGCTGGGTAATATGTGGAGGTTTCCATATCTCT GTTATAAGAGTGGAGGAGGTGCTTTTTTGATCCCATACTTCATCATGTTG GTTGTATGTGGGATCCCATTACTGTATATGGAGCTAGCTGTTGGACAGTACACAAGACAAGGACCAATTGGAGCCATGCACAAAATGTGCCCACTTTTCAAAG GGACTGGTTTGGCCACAGTGATTATGTCTTTTCTTCTATCCACCTACTATAATGTCATAATTGCTTGGGCTCTGTATTACTTAATCAATTCTTTTATGGATCCCTTACCTTGGGAGGGTTGCAATAATGATTGGAATTCTGAGCTCTGCTGGAATGGGACCAAATTTAATAGCTCTCAGGATCAAGAAGCGAACAATAAAACAAGTGCCCCTCAAGAATTTTACGA CAACCATTTGTTACAGATGACTAAAGGAATCGACAATTTCGGTACAATGCGCTGGGAACTCCTAGCTTGCCTCGCAGTTGCATGGATTCTAGTCTACTTTTGTTTGTGGAAAGGCATAAAATCCACCGGGAAAGTTGTGTACGTTACAGCTACTTTGCCATACCTGTTTATAGGGGCATTTATTGTCAGAGCTCTCACGTTGCCAGGATCTGAATTAGGTCTCGTTTACTTCTTTTCCCCAAAGTGGGAAACACTTCTAGAAGCCAAA GTTTGGGTTAACGCAGCTG CTCAAAATTTCAATTCTATTGGGATTGCGTTTGGCTCCCTGATGGCGTTCTCCAGCTATAACCGTTTCGACAACCGATTGATGCGTGATACTCTGATTATTTCGCTTACTGACGCCGTTACCTGCATTTTAGCTGGCATATGTGTGTTTGGAACACTAGGAAATTTAGCCTTTGAACAAGGCAAAAGCGTGGACGAAGTTGTTAGTAGTG GACCTGGGCTTGTTTTCGTCGCCTATCCCGCCGCATTGTCCAAAATGCCCTTTCCCCATGTATGGTcggtcattttcttttcaatgttGCTATGCCTTGGAATTGACAGTCAATTTGCCACGGTCGAAGTAATTATAACTTCAATTAAAGATGCCTATGGCCGATGGATTCGCCTTCATTTAAAACGCCACGAAGTTCTAGTGCTACTGGTATGCTTTGTGTCGTTCATATGCGGGCTCCCAAACGTCATGCAA GGTGGAATCTACTTTTTTACACTGATTGATTACTACGCCGCCGCTATTTCTTTGATGTACATTGCGTTCTTCGAAGTAATCGCAATCGTCTGGGTATACGGTGCTAATCGTTTGGCCCGCAACGTACGGGATATGACAGGCGAGCTACCGAACTACTATATAAGAGGGTGCTGGATGGTAGCTGCCCCCTGCCTCATTATGGCCATATGGATTTTTAGCCTTGCTGACTATGAAGCTCCAACATATAACAAAGGGCAATATATATTCCCAGGATGGAGTATAGGAATGGGTTGGGCCATTTCTTGCCTGTCTTTATTAGCCATTCCTATATTAGCAGTAATTGCAATTATTAAAGCAAAAGGCAACAACATAACCCAG AAATTGAAGGCATCCATCAAATCTCCTATTCGTGAATGCCCTTGCTGTGGAAAAATGTTGAACAAGCAACATGAAGCTCATCATGGAACTGCGGCAAACAATCCAGACAATGAGATTTGTTTGGAGCAGCTAACCTCAGATTGA